The Panacibacter microcysteis DNA window CACAGGTTACCAAAACAGGCAGCGAAGAAGTAAAACTTCATTTTGAGAAAGGAGAACTTACCGCGGTGAATGACCAGTCTTTTGAGCATCCTTCAGCAGCAATACAATATTTACAAACCATAGCCGGTGCGTATGGTATTGGCAGAGATATACACGTGGGCGATACAATTATTGGCATCAAAGGCCGTGTGGGTTTTGAAGCAGCGGCCCCCATGGTTATACTAAAAGCGCACCATGCATTGGAAAAACATGTGCTTACCAAATGGCAGCTTAGCTGGAAAGATACGATTGCAAATTTCTATGGCAACTGGTTACATGAAGGCCAGATACTCGACCCCGTAATGAGAGATATCGAAGCTTTCTTACAAAGTGCGCAGGCCAATGTAACCGGGGATGTTTTTGTGCAGTTACAGCCATACCGCTTCCAGGTAACCGGTATTGAAAGCAACTATGATCTTATGAGCAGTAAGTTTGGCAAATACGGCGAAATGAACAGCGGCTGGAGCGGACAGGATGTACGCGGCTTCAGTAAAATATTCGGTAACCAAACATCCATGTACTACCAGGTAAAAAAGGATGTTGAGGGGGCTGCAGGCAATTAGAGTTTCGTCCGTGCTCAACGCATGCCACCGGATTCAAGCGGGGGTAATGCGCTATCATGCACACGCGCAGCAGTTCTTTTTTATTCCCCGAGGAATTGCCAACTTTGAAGTTAAAAGCAAACAGCATAGCAAGGCTTTTTATAGCGCCGGGCAATCAGCATCAGGTCAGTAGCGCAACAGGCACAGACCGTGTTTTCCTGGTCTGCTCTCAACCTTCAACCAATACAGACAGGTTCAATTGTGATGAATATGAAAAAAATCAATGCAGGCATAGTAGGTGGTGCCGGTTATACCGGCGGAGAGCTGATCAGGTTATTGCTAAACCACCCGTTTGCTGAAATAAGTTTTGTGCACAGCAATAGCAACAGTGGTAATCCCCTGCACAAAGTACACCAGGATCTTATTGGTGAAACCGGCATTCGCTTTACCGGCGAACTGAGTGATGATATCGATATATTGTTTTTATGTACCGGTCATGGAGAAGCAAAAAAATTCCTGGAGAAAAATAATATTCCGCCGCATATAAAAGTCATCGACTTATCAAATGATTTTCGGTTGACCGCCAATGCATTTTTTCATACCACCTACACCGGCATTGAATCCGAAGTGGTAACACGTTATTTTGTATATGGCTTACCGGAGTTGAACAAAGCGCAAATACAGCAGGCGCAAAATATTGCCAATCCCGGCTGTTTTGCTACAGCCATACAGTTAGGCCTGTTGCCGCTGGCAAAGGCAGGTTTATTAAACGAGGTGTACACTACCGGCATTACAGGCTCAACCGGCGCAGGCCAGGGTCTTGCAAATACATCGCACTTTAGCTGGCGTGCAAATAATATCCAGGCTTATAAAACATTAACGCACCAGCATCTTGGCGAGATTGGCCAGTCGCTGCTGCAGCTGCAGCCCAACAGCAATATCGACCTTTCATTCGTGCCATGGCGCGGCGATTTTACACGCGGTATTTTTATCAGTTCCACACTGCATTGCGATCTGGAGCAGGCAGCGCTCAAACAACTATACAACGATTTTTATGCCGGTCATCATTTTGTGTGTGTAAGTGAAGAGCCGATCTTTTTAAAGCAGGTTGTTAATACCAACAAGTGTGTAATACAACTGGAAAAAGTAGGCAGTAAGCTGGTTGTGCATTCTGCAATCGACAACTTGTTAAAAGGTGCATCAGGCCAGGCCGTACAAAACATGAACCTCATGTTTGGTATAGAAGAAGCAGCGGGGCTAAGATTGAAGGCGGCGGCGTTTTAAAGTGTTAAGTTATAAGTTTTGAGTAGTAAGTTGTAAGATCGATGCAAAACTATAAAGATTTAAAAGTTTGGGAAAAGGCTCATTCATTTACATTGAAAGTTTATGAATATGCCAGCCAGTTTCCAAAAGAAGAAATGTACAGTTTAACCAGCCAGCTTAAAAGGTCTGCGTCGTCTATACCGGCAAATATTGCGGAAGGATGCGGTAAAAATTCAAAACAGGAATTTGCTCATTTCCTGAATATTGCTTTAGGCTCTGCAAACGAATCGGAATATTTTGTTATCCTGGCCAGGGACCTTACTTATTTGAGCGAGCAAAATTTTAATACCTTATTTAATATCATCAATGAAGTAAAAGGAATGTTGATTGCACTTATAAATAAAGTACGGGCATAACTTATTACTTCCAACTTATTACTTATGACTTTATTCGACGTCTACCCGCTCAACAACATCACCATCACTAAGGCGTTAGGCTCTTATGTGTGGGATGATAAAGGCACGCAGTATCTTGATATCTATGGCGGCCATGCTGTAATAAGCATTGGTCATACAAACCCGCACTGGGTAAAACGTATCGAAGAGCAGTTGCACAATATTGCATTTTATTCCAACTCGGTAATCATACCCATACAACAGCAGCTTGCTGCAAAGCTGGGCAAGGTAAGTGGCAAAGAAGACTACCGGTTGTTTTTGGTAAACAGCGGTGCAGAAGCCAATGAAAATGCTTTAAAACTGGCGTCTTTTCATACCGGCAGAAAGAAAATTGTGGCGTTTGAAAAAGCTTTTCATGGCAGAACTTCTTTGGCTGTTGCAGTTACGGATAATCCAAAAATTGTGGCGCCGGTTAATGAAACAGACAATGTAACTTTTCTTCCTTTAAATGATGAAGCCGCACTGCAAAACTATTTTCAAGAGCATGGCAAAGAAACGGCTGCGGTTATTATAGAAGGCATACAGGGCGTGGGTGGTATTAATGTAGCAGGCGAAAGCTTTTTACAACTGATACGCAGTTTGTGTAATGACTATGGCGCAGTATATATTGCAGACAGTGTGCAGTGTGGTTATGGCCGCAGCGGCAAATTTTTCAGTCACGATTTTGGAGGTGTAAATGCAGATATTTATACCATGGCAAAAGGCATGGGCAACGGCTTCCCGGTTGGTGGTATGCTGATAGCACCGCATATACAGCCAAAGCATGGTATGCTGGGTACAACATTTGGCGGCAATCACCTGGCATGTGCTGCAGCACTGGCAGTGCTCGAAGTAATAGAGCAGGATTCACTTATGAAAATGGCAGAAGAGAACGGCACTTATTTAATAAACAGTTTGAAAGAAATCGAAGGCATTCAAAATGTACGCGGCCGTGGCCTGATGATCGGTTTTGATGTTACGGAAGAACTCCAAGACCTGCGTAAGATATTGTTGAATAAGCAACACATCTTTACCGGCGAAGCAAAGCCGAACGTTATTCGCCTGTTGCCAGCCATGAATATTTCACGGGAACAGATTGAAACGTT harbors:
- the argC gene encoding N-acetyl-gamma-glutamyl-phosphate reductase; translated protein: MKKINAGIVGGAGYTGGELIRLLLNHPFAEISFVHSNSNSGNPLHKVHQDLIGETGIRFTGELSDDIDILFLCTGHGEAKKFLEKNNIPPHIKVIDLSNDFRLTANAFFHTTYTGIESEVVTRYFVYGLPELNKAQIQQAQNIANPGCFATAIQLGLLPLAKAGLLNEVYTTGITGSTGAGQGLANTSHFSWRANNIQAYKTLTHQHLGEIGQSLLQLQPNSNIDLSFVPWRGDFTRGIFISSTLHCDLEQAALKQLYNDFYAGHHFVCVSEEPIFLKQVVNTNKCVIQLEKVGSKLVVHSAIDNLLKGASGQAVQNMNLMFGIEEAAGLRLKAAAF
- a CDS encoding four helix bundle protein codes for the protein MQNYKDLKVWEKAHSFTLKVYEYASQFPKEEMYSLTSQLKRSASSIPANIAEGCGKNSKQEFAHFLNIALGSANESEYFVILARDLTYLSEQNFNTLFNIINEVKGMLIALINKVRA
- a CDS encoding aspartate aminotransferase family protein → MTLFDVYPLNNITITKALGSYVWDDKGTQYLDIYGGHAVISIGHTNPHWVKRIEEQLHNIAFYSNSVIIPIQQQLAAKLGKVSGKEDYRLFLVNSGAEANENALKLASFHTGRKKIVAFEKAFHGRTSLAVAVTDNPKIVAPVNETDNVTFLPLNDEAALQNYFQEHGKETAAVIIEGIQGVGGINVAGESFLQLIRSLCNDYGAVYIADSVQCGYGRSGKFFSHDFGGVNADIYTMAKGMGNGFPVGGMLIAPHIQPKHGMLGTTFGGNHLACAAALAVLEVIEQDSLMKMAEENGTYLINSLKEIEGIQNVRGRGLMIGFDVTEELQDLRKILLNKQHIFTGEAKPNVIRLLPAMNISREQIETFLNTLKETIAEINNTKPVEA